In the genome of Longimicrobium sp., one region contains:
- a CDS encoding DUF6636 domain-containing protein: MPIRLSALAAAVVAALGLGPAPDAGQSHSFRTPSGNIACMAAVEDDGGWTLRCDIAMSQRSWEGGSAGEECDLDDGDSLGLNATGRAYWVCHGDTVLGPGAPTLSYGSTWSVGPFTCTVERTGVTCRNRSRHGFTLSRTSYRIL, translated from the coding sequence ATGCCGATCCGCCTGTCCGCGCTCGCCGCCGCCGTGGTCGCTGCCCTCGGGCTGGGCCCCGCACCGGATGCGGGGCAATCCCACTCCTTTCGCACGCCGAGCGGAAACATCGCCTGCATGGCGGCGGTGGAGGACGACGGCGGCTGGACGCTGCGCTGCGACATCGCGATGTCTCAGCGCAGCTGGGAGGGCGGCTCCGCGGGGGAGGAGTGCGACCTCGACGACGGCGACTCGCTGGGGCTGAACGCCACCGGCCGCGCCTACTGGGTGTGCCACGGCGACACCGTGCTGGGGCCCGGCGCACCGACGCTGAGCTACGGCAGCACCTGGAGCGTGGGCCCGTTCACCTGCACCGTGGAGCGCACCGGCGTGACCTGCCGCAACCGCTCCCGGCACGGCTTCACGCTCAGCCGCACCAGCTACCGCATTTTGTGA